The following coding sequences lie in one Marinobacter sp. ANT_B65 genomic window:
- a CDS encoding tetratricopeptide repeat protein, translating to MQENRVVAKYLGVFFAAALASGCSVSPEETGSGASGRADAALGKSVYTINCSEVVQPEESVELDGIDGLMDDHQYYAALARIEAMSLDTQTHWLMWAQLLGHVGQLDYSEEVFGSIVNSCGSSRAYHGLGVVLVKQQKLQAAREMLESAKAMAPADASIRNDFGYALIKSGEYGRAAFELRTAYELAHGRGAATHNMVAAYYLNGGQAALDELRNDVQVSEKQLRAGVELAIRILGDAS from the coding sequence ATGCAGGAAAACAGAGTGGTAGCTAAGTATCTGGGGGTGTTTTTTGCGGCTGCGCTGGCATCCGGATGTTCTGTATCGCCAGAGGAAACAGGCAGTGGTGCGTCCGGGCGGGCGGATGCAGCACTGGGGAAGTCTGTATACACAATCAACTGCTCGGAAGTGGTGCAGCCGGAAGAGAGTGTTGAGCTTGATGGCATCGACGGCCTGATGGATGACCATCAGTACTACGCGGCTCTGGCGCGGATTGAGGCCATGTCTCTGGATACGCAAACCCACTGGTTAATGTGGGCGCAATTGCTGGGGCACGTTGGGCAGCTTGACTACTCCGAGGAGGTATTTGGCTCCATCGTTAATTCCTGCGGTTCCTCCCGGGCATACCACGGACTTGGTGTTGTCCTGGTTAAACAGCAAAAACTTCAGGCCGCACGCGAGATGCTGGAAAGCGCTAAGGCAATGGCGCCGGCTGATGCCAGTATCCGGAACGATTTTGGGTATGCGCTTATAAAGTCCGGCGAGTATGGCCGGGCAGCTTTTGAATTGCGAACGGCCTATGAGCTGGCTCATGGGCGGGGAGCGGCAACTCACAATATGGTTGCTGCCTATTACCTTAACGGAGGGCAGGCAGCTCTTGATGAACTGCGCAATGACGTTCAGGTGAGCGAGAAGCAATTGAGAGCGGGTGTTGAGCTGGCAATACGGATTTTGGGAGACGCATCATGA
- a CDS encoding type II secretion system F family protein, producing MVNLWFGSAAALAVLAIVMAFGFAPSWSLKARVRMRLKRQTIAGDDRAEESVWSEFLFWLVERGLFRSDFGELEPSLDATGRSPQGARGYYLFWCWALPFAVAVWAFFSLDFIFACFGLLIAFYLPRRAIRSAGARAEKQQNVEAIELCQMTRMLLEAGLSPERSLKLISHQGRELMPKLVWRVDRFNRVMESGADRTKALDELGRNRNLTVLRSYVSLMKQSGTLGAKVATGLDQIVEEAQHEQRSKLKEDTNKISARMTIIMMVFMLPSLFMLIGGPAVMSIMDAFQR from the coding sequence GTGGTTAACCTGTGGTTTGGCAGCGCGGCAGCCCTGGCGGTTCTGGCCATTGTTATGGCATTTGGTTTTGCACCTTCCTGGTCGCTCAAAGCACGGGTGCGAATGCGCCTGAAGCGTCAGACCATTGCAGGTGATGACCGGGCTGAGGAGTCTGTCTGGAGTGAGTTTCTGTTCTGGCTGGTTGAGCGTGGCCTTTTCCGCTCGGACTTCGGGGAGCTGGAACCGTCTCTTGATGCCACTGGCCGCTCACCACAGGGTGCGAGGGGCTACTACCTCTTCTGGTGCTGGGCGCTCCCTTTCGCAGTAGCGGTCTGGGCATTCTTCAGCCTGGACTTTATTTTCGCCTGTTTTGGTCTTCTCATTGCATTTTACTTGCCGCGCCGGGCGATCAGGAGTGCGGGAGCCCGGGCGGAGAAGCAACAAAATGTAGAGGCTATCGAGCTTTGCCAGATGACACGGATGTTGCTTGAGGCAGGTCTGAGCCCCGAACGCTCATTGAAACTGATTTCCCATCAGGGCCGTGAACTTATGCCCAAACTGGTGTGGCGCGTTGATCGGTTTAACCGGGTAATGGAAAGCGGCGCGGATCGTACAAAAGCTCTGGATGAACTGGGTCGGAACCGCAATCTGACGGTGCTGCGAAGCTATGTGTCACTGATGAAGCAGTCGGGAACACTTGGGGCAAAAGTTGCGACGGGGCTGGACCAGATCGTTGAGGAGGCCCAGCACGAACAGCGCAGCAAACTCAAAGAAGATACCAATAAGATCAGCGCCCGCATGACGATTATCATGATGGTTTTCATGTTGCCATCCCTTTTTATGTTGATTGGCGGGCCGGCTGTTATGTCAATTATGGACGCTTTTCAGCGCTGA
- a CDS encoding CpaF family protein, whose translation MLTRVDDTYQALKKQVHLHLVERLDEEGVEVEKTDRQQLVAFVQSNVSQYVMAHRIPLATAGQNLLVKESVDEITGFGPLEPLLADPDINDILVNGPKDIFIEISGVLQRAQTRFIDDDHVIRIIRRILAPLGRRLDESSPMVDARLPDGSRVNAIIPPIALDGPSMSIRKFTAKHLGANDLVNKGAMTMECLDVLTRIVEGRRNLLVSGGTGSGKTTILNMLSHFIPKDERIVTIEDSAELQLDHPHIVRLETRPTNTEGAGRVTPQDLVINALRMRPDRVIVGEVRSGEVVELLQAMNTGHEGSMSTIHSNSARDALIRIETLLAVNGYDAGEKAIARLIGSSLDVIVQLTRLPDGRRLVSEVVALKPTASDPYRMETLYRANELEWEGADPESPS comes from the coding sequence ATGCTGACTCGCGTCGATGACACTTACCAGGCACTGAAAAAACAAGTGCATCTCCACCTCGTGGAACGGCTTGATGAGGAAGGTGTCGAGGTTGAGAAAACCGATCGCCAGCAGCTCGTTGCCTTCGTGCAGTCAAATGTTTCCCAGTATGTAATGGCCCACCGTATTCCCCTGGCAACAGCGGGTCAGAACCTGCTTGTCAAAGAATCGGTTGACGAAATCACAGGATTCGGGCCTTTGGAGCCCCTGCTCGCAGACCCGGATATTAACGATATTCTCGTTAATGGCCCGAAAGACATTTTTATTGAAATCTCCGGGGTACTGCAAAGGGCACAAACCCGCTTTATTGACGATGATCACGTGATCCGGATCATCCGGCGTATTCTGGCCCCTCTGGGGCGACGTCTGGACGAGAGCAGCCCCATGGTCGACGCCCGGCTGCCCGATGGCTCAAGGGTAAATGCGATCATTCCACCGATTGCTCTGGACGGCCCTTCCATGTCAATCCGCAAGTTCACGGCCAAACACCTTGGAGCCAACGACCTGGTTAACAAAGGGGCCATGACAATGGAGTGCCTCGATGTTCTGACCCGTATTGTGGAAGGGCGGCGGAACCTCCTGGTCAGTGGCGGAACCGGATCGGGTAAAACAACCATTCTCAACATGCTCAGCCATTTCATTCCCAAGGATGAGCGTATTGTAACCATTGAAGATTCGGCCGAGTTGCAGCTTGATCATCCACACATTGTGCGGCTGGAAACTCGACCAACCAACACTGAGGGTGCCGGGCGTGTAACCCCCCAGGATCTGGTTATCAATGCATTGAGAATGCGCCCTGACAGGGTGATCGTTGGCGAGGTCCGGTCCGGTGAGGTTGTTGAGCTCTTGCAGGCGATGAATACGGGCCATGAAGGGTCCATGAGTACCATCCACTCAAATTCTGCCAGAGACGCGCTTATCCGCATTGAAACACTGCTCGCAGTGAACGGCTATGACGCGGGTGAGAAAGCAATTGCGCGGCTCATTGGTTCTTCGCTGGATGTTATCGTGCAGCTCACAAGGTTGCCGGATGGCCGCCGCCTGGTGAGTGAGGTGGTTGCACTCAAACCAACGGCCTCTGACCCCTACCGAATGGAAACACTCTATCGCGCCAATGAGCTTGAGTGGGAAGGCGCGGATCCGGAGAGCCCTTCATGA
- a CDS encoding TadE/TadG family type IV pilus assembly protein has translation MRRYKNAKGVVTLEFVFVFPFVVAIVYGAAAYGVLFFDKYRMQVAVDNAAASVFTLDRRGFPAFSAGAVAHSVSVLEALVNQLPDDLAARIPEPGCASKTVSGLELLECELVADGSELPFLPQVSFGFLGRFPPLPESLKVTSVVAF, from the coding sequence ATGCGGCGGTATAAAAACGCAAAGGGCGTTGTAACTCTGGAATTTGTTTTTGTTTTCCCTTTCGTGGTCGCAATTGTCTACGGCGCTGCTGCTTACGGTGTTCTGTTTTTTGATAAGTACCGCATGCAAGTCGCCGTCGATAACGCCGCTGCCTCGGTCTTCACCCTGGATCGCCGGGGGTTCCCGGCGTTCTCAGCGGGGGCCGTTGCACACAGTGTTTCGGTTCTTGAAGCGCTCGTTAATCAGTTGCCCGATGATCTGGCTGCCCGAATACCTGAGCCCGGCTGTGCGTCAAAGACCGTGAGTGGTCTGGAGCTTCTGGAGTGTGAGCTTGTTGCTGACGGGTCAGAGTTACCCTTTTTGCCACAGGTGAGCTTTGGCTTTCTGGGAAGGTTTCCGCCTCTGCCTGAAAGCCTGAAGGTGACCTCAGTTGTCGCATTCTGA
- a CDS encoding type II and III secretion system protein family protein: MFVNTGTQQNRHLWWGLVATALLSLAPVVAASEDSVRIGPGEQYVLAFSRTLEKVAVSDPGVASVAASGDSEVLVTANEPGSALVRVWLKGAEEPELKRFVVASTSGVRNPLAAQVQTDIRVVEVNRSELNTLGVYYAKVFGGGTSGAISPPGAGFPSVPQAIAAEGFNIFRFGSSSLSIINALESGGFAYTLAEPSLVSLSGQSATFLSGGEFPIPVSSSDGDTQIEYKEFGVSLAVTPTVIDRDQIILRVAPEVSELDFSSGVTTSGVSVPGLRIRRTETTVSLASGESFIISGLVSRTTSNSSDRLPGLGNIPILGAFFRSDRVSSEDKELIMVVTPRLVSAQRRLPEEVRSFGKQYERSSTEWLDMVVNGRDGDEPVETGLSW; encoded by the coding sequence ATGTTCGTTAATACCGGAACACAACAAAACCGCCATCTCTGGTGGGGGCTGGTTGCAACAGCGCTTCTGAGTCTGGCGCCCGTTGTAGCAGCATCAGAGGATTCCGTTCGCATAGGCCCCGGGGAACAGTATGTGCTTGCGTTTTCGCGGACGCTTGAGAAGGTGGCTGTATCGGATCCGGGTGTTGCATCCGTTGCGGCATCTGGTGACAGCGAAGTACTTGTAACGGCAAATGAGCCAGGTTCTGCGCTGGTGAGAGTCTGGCTGAAAGGAGCTGAAGAGCCGGAGCTGAAACGCTTCGTTGTGGCTTCCACTTCCGGTGTCCGCAACCCGCTTGCAGCCCAGGTGCAAACCGATATTCGGGTGGTGGAGGTCAATCGTTCCGAGCTGAACACCCTGGGTGTTTACTACGCCAAAGTGTTTGGTGGTGGCACCAGCGGTGCTATATCGCCTCCCGGAGCAGGCTTTCCATCGGTACCCCAGGCGATAGCGGCTGAGGGTTTCAATATTTTCAGGTTTGGCTCCAGTTCCCTGAGCATAATCAATGCACTGGAATCCGGAGGTTTTGCCTACACGCTGGCAGAGCCATCTCTGGTCAGCCTCAGTGGACAAAGCGCGACTTTCCTGTCTGGCGGCGAATTTCCCATTCCCGTGTCGTCCAGTGATGGTGATACCCAGATTGAGTATAAGGAGTTTGGTGTCAGTCTTGCGGTAACGCCAACTGTAATCGACCGGGACCAGATTATTCTTCGGGTTGCACCGGAAGTCAGTGAACTGGACTTCTCGTCAGGGGTGACAACATCGGGTGTTTCGGTACCAGGTTTGCGGATCCGCCGCACCGAGACCACCGTTTCCCTGGCATCGGGCGAGAGTTTCATCATCAGTGGTCTGGTGAGCCGCACAACCTCGAACAGCAGTGACCGTCTCCCCGGGCTTGGAAATATCCCGATCCTCGGAGCTTTCTTCCGCTCCGATCGGGTTTCATCGGAAGACAAAGAACTCATTATGGTAGTAACCCCGAGACTGGTGAGTGCCCAGCGCCGCTTGCCGGAAGAGGTCCGCAGCTTCGGAAAGCAATATGAGCGTAGCAGCACCGAGTGGCTGGACATGGTTGTTAATGGGCGTGATGGGGATGAACCTGTCGAAACCGGGCTTAGCTGGTAG
- a CDS encoding GGDEF domain-containing protein — MQASYYQIALLAGIGVLALFGLIPKVFRYFSRTEPQRELIGRIRHLDSRALRIQSHFDGLLASIPAKIIFIDAENRRVVAVSHMLAAELGYGSAGACCSSLDALFSNEEDGSEVLPRLRSVLRSSTPPVDTFDDTWVVNPSGTEAVQRKLSVRLNSDAGRDNKWFLAVIECQPVAIPQDTGLSAHEEVRLLRAALTERNLSRALKTIADYSKKALFWESHVGISVVDSGSGALELVCDTGFHRELQKAFARIPLLYGKAVNTTSFLLGKELCVDLSRPGTVPGPLVELLVRHDIGFWRSFPLCGLDGKVLGSLDILGRNDLAENTDDERLATMLHFATAIIERHKSAEVVQETVRIERLIKAVNQALVLISGDGGEARLMEVLDLLVAFFGFDLCAFELWVRTTDSEAFRKLAVDPDSPSVPSIPASSVTDHLVNYFSVSTEGSGTLESKYQCRFLDETDAVLREVFEATDAEKPRGVIFPMVVEGFPEGFLIARSERRLDAHELSVISSVVPSLAGALERQRLLQKLIEKALFDQLTGLYNRAGIEELLSSELVRSQRYGNPLSVMVFDIDHFKSVNDTYGHDAGDRVLKEVALRVKDSMRSVDFVGRWGGEEFLVILAETPLSNAAIAAEGVRKTVERGEYGIDRLVTVSVGVAAFHEDSHVDSLVKRADLALYEAKRSGRNRVVVEDGSN, encoded by the coding sequence ATGCAGGCATCATATTATCAAATAGCCTTATTGGCAGGCATCGGTGTACTTGCCCTGTTCGGGCTGATTCCAAAGGTTTTCCGGTACTTTTCACGGACTGAGCCGCAGAGGGAGCTGATTGGTCGCATCCGTCATCTTGACAGTCGCGCTCTCAGAATCCAGAGCCACTTTGACGGGCTGCTCGCCAGCATACCTGCAAAAATCATTTTCATAGATGCTGAAAACCGGCGCGTGGTTGCTGTCAGCCATATGCTGGCTGCAGAGCTTGGCTATGGCAGTGCAGGGGCTTGCTGCAGTAGTCTGGACGCTCTGTTCAGTAATGAAGAAGATGGTTCGGAAGTGTTGCCCCGGCTCAGGAGTGTGCTGAGGAGTAGCACGCCTCCTGTCGATACCTTCGATGATACATGGGTCGTCAATCCGTCAGGTACAGAAGCCGTTCAAAGAAAGCTGTCTGTAAGGCTGAACTCTGATGCCGGGCGCGACAATAAATGGTTCCTGGCGGTTATCGAATGCCAGCCTGTTGCCATACCTCAGGACACCGGGCTTTCTGCCCACGAAGAGGTCCGGTTACTGAGGGCGGCATTAACAGAACGGAACCTTTCCAGAGCACTGAAAACAATTGCAGACTATTCAAAGAAGGCGCTCTTTTGGGAGAGTCATGTGGGTATTTCGGTTGTAGATTCAGGATCCGGTGCGCTCGAGCTTGTATGCGATACGGGCTTCCATCGGGAGTTGCAGAAGGCCTTTGCCCGCATACCTCTGTTGTATGGAAAGGCTGTTAATACGACTTCATTTCTGCTGGGCAAGGAACTGTGTGTAGACCTGTCCCGGCCCGGGACTGTGCCCGGGCCCCTGGTGGAGTTGCTGGTGCGTCATGATATAGGGTTCTGGCGGTCGTTCCCTTTGTGCGGGCTGGACGGAAAGGTTCTGGGTTCCCTGGATATACTTGGCCGGAATGATCTGGCTGAAAACACGGACGATGAGCGCCTCGCCACCATGCTGCATTTTGCCACCGCTATCATCGAGCGCCATAAATCAGCGGAAGTTGTCCAGGAAACGGTTCGCATCGAGCGTCTTATCAAGGCGGTAAATCAGGCGCTGGTACTCATATCGGGAGATGGTGGCGAGGCCAGGCTTATGGAGGTGCTTGATCTCCTCGTAGCCTTTTTCGGGTTTGATCTTTGTGCGTTTGAACTGTGGGTGCGAACCACGGACAGTGAGGCGTTCAGAAAGCTGGCAGTCGATCCGGACAGCCCATCGGTACCCAGTATCCCAGCTAGCTCGGTCACAGATCATCTCGTGAATTACTTTTCGGTTTCCACAGAAGGCTCGGGTACTCTGGAGTCGAAATACCAGTGCCGGTTTCTGGATGAAACCGATGCGGTGTTGCGTGAGGTTTTTGAAGCAACTGATGCAGAAAAACCCAGGGGTGTGATTTTCCCTATGGTAGTTGAGGGCTTTCCGGAAGGGTTTTTGATTGCCCGGTCTGAACGCCGTCTGGATGCTCACGAACTTTCGGTGATCTCTTCCGTGGTTCCAAGTCTGGCTGGAGCTCTGGAGCGCCAGAGGCTGCTTCAAAAACTGATCGAGAAAGCACTGTTTGATCAATTGACGGGGCTCTATAACCGGGCAGGTATTGAAGAGCTGTTGTCATCGGAGCTGGTGCGTAGTCAGAGGTACGGGAACCCGCTTTCCGTTATGGTTTTTGATATCGACCACTTCAAGTCTGTTAACGACACCTATGGACACGATGCTGGTGACAGGGTGTTGAAAGAAGTGGCGCTGCGAGTTAAAGACAGTATGCGCTCAGTTGATTTTGTCGGGCGCTGGGGTGGTGAAGAGTTTCTGGTGATTCTTGCTGAAACCCCGCTCAGCAATGCAGCTATAGCGGCTGAAGGGGTCCGCAAGACTGTAGAACGGGGCGAGTATGGTATTGATCGCCTGGTGACCGTCAGCGTGGGTGTGGCTGCTTTCCACGAAGATAGCCATGTGGACTCACTGGTCAAGCGCGCTGACCTGGCCTTGTATGAGGCGAAGCGCTCTGGCCGGAACAGGGTTGTTGTCGAAGATGGTTCGAACTGA
- a CDS encoding type II secretion system F family protein: protein MTAQLVWMGSLVAGMAALLLMLGQLFAGQALAEARVRKQIRQRLQPAAARDKGLAPAVANLGGMEGILMRAGINPKSSKTLVFALIVIFLILGLGFSRGWIEAGVAAFSVVTASVTLWRMRFERQRRQIFEELPGILDGLLRSISVGRSAEQSIVTSFSDGSPVFDPLVRRLKSAVSQGRDYTLVLDGFAKLYQIPPLTQLAIAFRTSSRFGSSIRPVLQEVAKAIRSQQELRREFLAETAETRFTAVVFAIMPPGLGVYMVVINEQFSDKLLETDAGHTLLYISGGLQLFGILLILKLISGVGRG from the coding sequence ATGACGGCTCAGCTGGTCTGGATGGGAAGCCTTGTCGCCGGAATGGCGGCCCTTCTGCTTATGCTGGGCCAGCTTTTTGCCGGGCAAGCTCTTGCTGAGGCAAGAGTGCGCAAACAAATCCGTCAGCGTCTTCAGCCAGCGGCTGCTCGAGATAAGGGTTTGGCGCCTGCAGTTGCAAACCTGGGGGGTATGGAAGGGATTCTGATGCGTGCCGGCATTAATCCCAAGTCGTCGAAAACCCTGGTGTTCGCACTTATCGTTATATTTCTGATTCTGGGCCTGGGGTTTTCCCGGGGCTGGATTGAGGCAGGTGTTGCGGCGTTTTCTGTTGTAACCGCTTCGGTCACGCTCTGGAGGATGAGATTTGAGCGGCAGCGCCGGCAGATATTCGAGGAGCTTCCGGGCATTCTCGATGGATTGCTTCGGTCTATTTCTGTAGGCCGCTCAGCAGAACAAAGCATCGTAACCTCGTTCAGCGATGGCTCACCGGTATTTGACCCACTGGTCCGCAGGCTGAAGAGTGCTGTCAGCCAGGGCCGGGATTACACGCTGGTTCTTGATGGATTTGCCAAACTTTATCAGATTCCCCCCCTGACCCAACTTGCCATCGCATTCCGGACGTCTTCACGTTTTGGTTCCTCAATACGGCCGGTGCTGCAGGAGGTGGCCAAAGCCATTCGGTCACAACAGGAGTTGCGGCGTGAGTTTCTGGCGGAAACCGCGGAGACGCGTTTCACGGCTGTTGTCTTTGCAATCATGCCCCCGGGCCTGGGGGTTTATATGGTGGTCATTAACGAGCAGTTTTCGGACAAGCTGCTGGAAACCGATGCTGGCCATACTCTGCTTTATATCTCAGGTGGCCTTCAGCTTTTCGGCATCTTGTTGATACTCAAGCTGATAAGTGGGGTGGGCCGTGGTTAA
- a CDS encoding response regulator receiver-like protein, giving the protein MSETLVCVSDDVGVRVWLERVLESMWTLESVTSSDLSRVSRLVQATGTRVVIVAVNEDDPSKALKIFSAIQKACPSVQLVGVAQRISQEMLLSIMRAGARDCLITGVDTDTAGGRIRRIAETAALTAISDTREPRGNVTMIVPASPVVDSRFLAQNLAVEITQAYPDDTVLAIDSQAGENRTFYFDNLNRLTLDELIGRADTIDRSFIDAALEEYMPRLRLLSGSLNQEVLSGDAGADLFIMLGQLAELFDHVIVRVDFSQIESWTKAIGADVTRIVLVANPVVDQAQYGETLLKSMREWVGPSCRYSFVIDGVEKRASLSVADIEKTVGLDCDLALPMEWKSRLEAINAGLPMSLLPSSTWYQKKLGTFVRKTFSVKVDRRVLCKFFQRKAGAA; this is encoded by the coding sequence ATGAGTGAAACACTGGTTTGTGTATCGGACGATGTAGGTGTTCGTGTCTGGCTGGAGCGGGTTCTTGAGTCGATGTGGACGCTGGAGAGCGTTACTTCTTCAGACCTCTCAAGGGTCAGCCGGCTGGTTCAGGCCACCGGGACCCGGGTTGTCATTGTTGCTGTGAATGAAGATGATCCCTCAAAAGCCCTGAAAATTTTCTCGGCAATTCAAAAAGCCTGTCCCAGCGTTCAATTGGTTGGTGTTGCCCAGCGTATTTCCCAGGAAATGTTGCTTAGCATCATGCGGGCAGGAGCCCGGGACTGCCTGATCACCGGAGTGGATACAGACACGGCCGGGGGACGTATCCGGCGTATTGCGGAAACGGCTGCTTTAACCGCAATCTCAGACACGCGGGAACCGCGTGGCAATGTAACCATGATAGTTCCCGCTTCTCCGGTTGTGGACTCAAGGTTTCTGGCTCAGAACCTTGCCGTTGAGATAACCCAGGCGTATCCGGACGACACGGTACTTGCTATCGATTCGCAGGCCGGGGAAAACCGGACCTTTTACTTTGATAACCTCAACCGGCTTACGCTTGATGAGCTGATTGGACGGGCAGATACGATAGACAGGTCTTTTATTGATGCTGCGCTGGAAGAATATATGCCTCGCCTGCGTCTGCTATCGGGAAGCCTGAACCAGGAAGTGCTGAGCGGCGATGCCGGAGCCGATCTGTTTATTATGCTCGGGCAACTGGCCGAGTTGTTTGACCATGTGATTGTGAGGGTTGATTTTTCACAGATAGAGTCCTGGACCAAGGCGATCGGGGCCGATGTTACGCGTATTGTGCTGGTGGCCAACCCTGTTGTTGATCAGGCCCAGTATGGTGAAACCTTGCTCAAGAGTATGCGTGAGTGGGTAGGGCCGTCCTGTCGCTATAGCTTTGTGATTGATGGTGTGGAAAAACGCGCCAGCCTTTCGGTGGCCGATATTGAAAAAACCGTTGGTCTGGATTGTGACCTGGCACTCCCGATGGAGTGGAAAAGCCGGCTTGAAGCAATAAATGCCGGGCTCCCGATGTCGTTGCTGCCCTCCAGTACCTGGTATCAGAAAAAGCTGGGAACCTTCGTGCGAAAGACATTCTCTGTCAAGGTAGACAGGCGGGTCCTTTGTAAATTCTTCCAGCGTAAAGCCGGGGCAGCCTAA
- the cpaB gene encoding Flp pilus assembly protein CpaB, with translation MSSRIIYALPALILALLAIGLAVFGLLKHEPAQSGASIPDMSHGEGMPGAEEEASPKFHYLLARQKLDPGSLLDPEQFVEVVSDTEIEGVIPAGEAPFGEELQMTLAQGLPLSEQVVSNESPIRMVLEDGVRAMAFQMDSLASVGGLLRAGDVIDIVASFKGDSGKQAASMILLPGVEVLAVRGATEADAEPDEEQSRRNATMVLAVPEAEVSRLTLAVAEANLSFVASKRMGNELVAGSGAGNVPGKGVSEPLDTEDAVADGTLGDPESPAVFLSQIRPIDPEAPATTQPAKGKAAPEEDPGMKVLIFEGATSRNVYVR, from the coding sequence ATGAGCTCACGGATTATATATGCATTGCCGGCGCTGATTCTGGCCCTGCTTGCAATCGGCCTTGCGGTGTTTGGCTTGCTGAAGCATGAGCCTGCCCAGAGCGGCGCGTCGATACCGGACATGTCGCATGGCGAAGGGATGCCTGGCGCCGAGGAGGAGGCGTCACCGAAATTCCATTATCTGCTGGCGAGGCAGAAACTCGACCCTGGAAGTCTTCTTGATCCGGAGCAGTTTGTCGAAGTGGTTTCCGACACAGAGATTGAAGGGGTTATTCCTGCAGGTGAGGCGCCATTCGGTGAAGAGCTTCAAATGACTCTCGCGCAGGGGCTCCCTTTGTCTGAGCAGGTTGTCAGCAACGAAAGCCCGATCCGGATGGTGCTGGAAGACGGGGTGCGGGCAATGGCATTTCAGATGGACAGTCTGGCGAGTGTTGGTGGCCTGCTGCGGGCTGGAGATGTGATTGATATCGTTGCTTCGTTCAAGGGTGATTCCGGAAAGCAGGCAGCCAGCATGATTTTGCTCCCGGGCGTGGAAGTGCTGGCGGTCCGGGGTGCTACCGAAGCCGACGCTGAGCCGGATGAAGAACAGTCGCGGCGTAACGCCACCATGGTGCTTGCAGTGCCTGAAGCCGAGGTTTCCCGGCTGACACTGGCGGTTGCGGAAGCAAACCTGAGCTTTGTGGCCTCTAAAAGGATGGGCAATGAGTTGGTGGCCGGGTCGGGTGCCGGAAATGTTCCTGGCAAAGGCGTTTCGGAGCCTTTGGACACCGAAGATGCTGTCGCAGATGGCACCCTGGGCGACCCTGAATCGCCTGCCGTTTTCCTTTCGCAAATACGCCCGATAGATCCCGAAGCACCTGCAACAACGCAGCCCGCTAAAGGCAAAGCTGCTCCGGAAGAAGATCCTGGAATGAAGGTTCTGATCTTCGAGGGCGCTACCTCAAGGAATGTCTATGTTCGTTAA